The DNA segment acttcatctgtatttgaaattattaaaaaaaattattttttacaggttgaattaaggtttttacagtttttctacaatcacattacacatccaaaactgcaTTCAAAcagtaaaaaatacaaatttcgaatgcagGTGCAATGAATATCTGtctgttaaccgaattttatgttgaaaattaatttttttggtcataaaaggcttaatgagaccaaaaataaatgatcaagggtttaatgtatccaaataaaagatcaagggcttaatgaaccaaaaaatgaaaaatcaagggcctaatgatgctttttatctatttttttattataaatacaCTTATAATACTTATTCGGACCTAAAAGgtgaccaaataatatgatattttagatctaaaatagactcaaatttctattttatacttttaagtataattttatcTATCAAGAGCTTTTTATCTCTTATTTCGTCTAGCGtctataaaatattttatgtttttttacgGTTTCAGAATAGGTGTGTCGATGAAATGTCACTCaacaaaatatttgaattttttttctggGTCCACGCGTGGTAAGAATCCGGACAAGATGTCCCGCACATGATGTCATGTGTGTACACACGTATCACTCGTGTTATTGATGGGTAGATCTGTCCACAGCCCGGGCCGTTCGACCCGTGTCCCATGGGCCGTGATTGGACAAGGAAATTTGATCTTAGGCTCACGCCCGCTAAAGCCCACTTATTTTTTAGATATATTCGGAATTGATAAAAGTAGCACGGGCAAACCTGCACTGTccttttaatattaattaatgcatttatatattgaatatttatttttaaaaataaattttattacaattaaaagTTATGTATAGCTTATATCAGCTGgatttgagatttgatttttaaacgcAAGTCTAGTCCGGACCCGTCTAAATTAACAACGGACTGGGCTTGAACTGagtatttttagataaaagctTGTTAGATCCGACCTATGGACAGGTGGAGTGTAATAATGAGAATCATGATTGAGGAAAgagttatgttatattattaatatctaaaattggtCAAACTTGCTAATATTACGTTCTCAATTGTACCATTTATGGTTTTAGGGTAAAATTATCCTTGATTGATTGAGAACGTGTAAGTTATCCTCGGGGTAATAGGATAGGGTCACGAAGGGTCCGTCAATCTCCCAACTCGAAAAAAATTACTACGAAATTTTTCACCGAAAATTTTActatgttaattgttatttttagCGGATTTAACAGCAACGACGGAATCCGTGTCGGAAACATCCGTTGCTGATGCTTAGTCCGGAAAAATTctgtaatttttaatatattttcgtCAATTAACCCCTAAATTTGCGCATTTTTGCAGCGGTGGAGGAGTAGCAGTAGCTTTTTCCGATAGCAACCAACCGAAAACTTCTGATGAATTCAAGAAAAAGAAAGTGATAGTACTAGGAACAGGTTGGGCAGGTGTAAGTTTCTTGAAAAACTTGAAGAGTTCATCATATGATGTTCATGTCGTATCGCCTCGCAACTATTTCGCATTCACTCCTCTCTTACCGAGTGTCACGAATGGAACTGTCGAAGCTCGTAGCATCGTCGAACCTGTTCGCAACATCGTCAACAAGGTATATACAATTATAGAGGTGTTCACATGGATCCGGAAtgatcaaatgaatttggtcactcgctgttagatctaggcttaatAGATTTAACCCGAGATAGGAGCAAAATTTAGCACTAACATTTCAAGTGAATGCAGATTTAACTCTAACGTATGAAATAGTTCAAATTTaacgtttccaagcaagatcaattttagcgctgtgttatccaaaatttgaaaatacttgtttgactgttattaAACTGTCACATCAgacattccaaacaagtttgtcaataaattaaagcaGTTTCGTAGTTTTCTTTTAACTATATTAACAACACAGTAAATTTGAAAATacttgtttgactgttatttaaatgTCACATCAAACAAGTTTGGGACAACATTTGCCATATTTCACAATTTGGTGTATAGCCTTAAATTTTGCACGTAAAACTATATAACCTTTGGTGACTTTCCATTAAAGTGTATAACCGGTAATTGTGATCGGTCAACGCAAAGTCAACATATTTAACCTccctaaaagtaaaaaattaacCGGTCAACACGTCATGTCAGCATTTTTTACTTTCATAGAGGTCAAATTGCTAACGTGGCCGGTTGACTTTGTGTTGACCGATCATAATTACCGGTTGTACATTTTAGTAGaaggtcaccaaaaggttgtacagttttGTATGCAATTGAAAgttgtacatcaaagtgtgaaaAATTATAAAGGTTGTATACCACGTGTGTAATTTACTAAAAATTTGACTAATAAATCATTTAACTGCAAACTACATAAATCACAAATCTCTATTTTACAAGTTTTACCGTGTTTGCAAATCGGATAAATTGCAaggttttttttgtactttaccTTTAGTGTTAAgagataaattatgaaataaatttCAGATGACTCCTATTGTGTTATTCTTGTTGAGAGGCgataattgaaaaaaatgacaatatatattattatattgagattaaaataattattataattaaaatatgtttGGGACTAAAGGCGCCCTTAAGGATTAGAGACCACTTAAATTGGAGGCTCTAGGCGGCCATCTAAACCGACTAACATGTGATATTAACAGAactttttttctcgtttttttcttattttttctcatttttctggTTTTTTCGAACGGAGTGCTCTTAGAACTTTTTCTTATATTTCTTCTCATTATCTTGTAGAAACCttttaaagttgatttcagGGAAGCCGAGTGTTATAAGATTGATccggaaaaaagaaaaatatattgtcGATCTAAACACAATAAGAATTTGGGCGGAGACGAGGAATTCACGATGGATTATGATCTTCTAGTTGTAGCTATGGGAGCTTCTTCAAATACTTTCAACACCCCTGGTGTTGAGGAACATGCTTTTTTTCTCAAGGTACGTTATGAGTTAACGTCGGCGAATTGACACATTCGTGACGAAAGATGAAAATATTTCTTACTTTACAGTAGATTGCAAAGTATTTCCGGATTTGTGGTGAATTTCATAGGCAAGCATCACAGTCCTATTTTTGACCAGTATAAGCACCCCGtatgggttaaatgcaccattggtcactgaacttacatggttatctcaaaatggtcactcaactttaatttgtctcaataaaatcactcaactttgagttttgtctcaattaggtcactatgACGATTTCGGTGATTAAAAAGCATCGAAATAATGACATACGTGACATGTCTgcatgagtcaactcaaatcTCTGACCGAAACGACATATGACATCCACGTATGCGTCACAAGACTATCAcatgtcggttatttttatgaaaaaaaataacctACACGTGGATGTCATATGTCGTTTCGGTCAGAgatttgagttgactcatgcAGACGTGTCATGTATGTCATCATTTCGATACTTTTTAATCATTGAAATTGtcagagtgacctaattgagacaaaactcaaaattgagtgattttattgagacaaattgaaattgagtgaccattttgagacaactatgtaagttcagtgaccaatggtgtATTTAACCCCACCCCATCTATGTGAAAGGGGCGGAGGAATAAGGGGTCACGGAGGGTCTATCAAACCCCCCACACCCCTTTCTCCCGAATCCGcgacaaaatcaaaacaaaagaatataATTACCGACAGAATATTCTGCGATAATCGCCCCGACAATTTCATATATTGGGATTGGAGTTGACATCGCTTACAAAATTTCGAtgaaattttccattttttatgCATAATCCCAATAAAAACAAGGGTTGATTACAGATATATGCAATGTGGTTTCACCGATTTGCAAATGGGtatctatgttttttttttttttttgcatacggaaccatgtggtttgcaaaattctGAATTTGAGTTCACTTTGTTAGAATTTGGCTAATAACAATCTCGAAATAAAATAtctcaagagttaaatgatagtttaaacaactttaatttttcagcTTTTtaagtttgaggtcatttaggtggtgtttttttatgaaagagaaagttaatgtttagagagagaaaactccaaaataatgattttgaaaaataaaaaatatggttccatagtaaatatgatattaaaccattttcattttgaggtcgttaatggCCTAATTTGGCCAAAAAAAAACATGCAAAATTTTACAACCACAGGGTACCATCTGCAAATCGACGATATCACAAAGTATGTATAtgcaattaaccctaaaaaatcTAGTAGCTTTTaataatttttcattcattgaCTCTCGAGTATTTGGTTTTGGCTCCGGAACTACCTATATGACAATTGGAACTTTTTCCGTGTATCATAAGAGCGTTTGCAGAGAAGAGAATATATGCTCCGCGTTGTTCGTATTGGCGGACTGCTTTTGTCCGCCAATATGACCAGCAATGGGAATTCAATTCACCCCAaactcatattttttttttcttttgcacCCTATATCTGGAAATACTATGCCAAAACACCGAAAATTTATCATGCTTATTTTCTCGTATGTTATAAATTACGGGAAATTGACACATTCGCGGTGAAAGACGAAAATATTTATTGCTTTACAGCAGATTACAAAGTATTTCTGGATTTGTGGTGAATTACATAGGGAGGTGTCATAGTCGGCTCTTTGACGAGGCGTGCCTGTCATAAATATGCCTGGTCATATCAACATAAGCACTCGAAATATGGGAAAGGGGCGGACGAATAAGGGGTCACGGAGTGTCTATCGACCCCCCCTgaataaatcaaaacaaaagaatagaaTTACTGACGGAATATTCCGTCTATAATTGCCCCGGTAATTTCATATATTGAGATTAGATTTGACATCGCTTACAAATTTTCGTTGAAATTTCCGTTGTTGACGTATATCCCAAAAAGCCattagtttttaataaattttcatcCATTGACCCTCGAGTTTTTGGTTCTGGCTTCGCTACTACCTATATGAAAAGTAGACTTTTTTCCGTGTATCATAAGAGCATTTGCGGAGCAGAGAATATCTGCTCCACAAATTACACAGTGGAGTCGGATATTCTCTGACTCCACGTTGTTCGTATTGGCGGACTGTTTTTGTCTGCCAATGTGAACTTAATTCACTCTAAACTCGGAAATACTATGCCAAAACACCggaaatttattatttttcctaaACTTAATTAACATCTTGCAGGAAATAGAAGATGCTCAGCGGATTCGTAGGAACATCGTAGATTGTTACGAGCGAGCGAGTCTTCCAAACATAAGCGAAGAAGAGAAGAAGCGAATCATGCATTTTGTAGTCGTCGGTGGTGGTCCTACGGGCGTCGAATATGCTGCCGAGCTTCATGACTTTGCATCTCAAGATATGGCTCGCCTCTATCCGTCTGTCAAAAACTATCTAAAAATCACACTTCTTGAGGCCGGTGATCACATTTTGAACATGTAAGGCATTTGAATTGATCGAGATCATGTTCGAGTAACGCGGATTACCGGCGGAAATTTTTGTCGGTAATCAGCAAAAATCTGTTCGAAGAATGTAGCGACGGAAAATCCATTTTTAATTAGTCAAAATCCGTTCGAAGGATTTAAATACCTTTAACCACTCTGGTTGCTTGCAGGTTTGATGCCCGAATCACTAAATTTGCTCGTTCGAAGTTTCAGAGAGATGGTATTGATGTCAAGACGGGAGCAATGGTGACAAAAATTTCCGAGAAAGAAGTTTCCGCAAAAGATATAAAAACTGGCCAAAATTTATCTTTACCTTATGGAATGGTTCTTTGGTCCACCGGAGTTGCTACTCGTCCAGTCGTTCAGGAATTTATGAAGCAAATTGGTCAGGTTTGTTGCTCTTCTAGTTGCATCTTTGATTCGATCTTAGTCGGTGGCGGAACCAAAACAAAACACTTAGGTgccgtttggtaagatgtaatgaccttcgtaatggaatgaccattacattgaaggttcattaccatgtttggttgcatgttacaatttcattgtaatggaatgagaaaacattgagttaaattttgttaaagaaactttgtaatccccattacatagaaaaatgacttgaattctcattacattatcatctaacctctcatttctcaaatctcacctctcattcttgtcaaaaacgcaaaaagtagaaaaacatgaaaattgaaaacgagaaaaatgaaaaaaaaaaaaaccgaaaaaccgaaaaaatgcgaaaaatgaaaaaaaaaagaaaaaccggagaaatgagaaaatagaaaaaaggtgaaaaatgttgtaaatgaaaattaaaagaaacgaaaaaaaatataaaaaagcgaaaaactatatactaatttattgatttcggttaatctaattttgtatttgatttcgcttcgatttttcacatttttcgttgattttaattatgtaaataaaattttatgattgcatttaattaggaaaatataagtattgtaatggttattacattacatcataattgtcaaccaaacatggtaatagaatcactattccattccattacattacaactttgattacattacgaccttgattacattacattgcattacggcataccaaacggacccttagGGGTTCATGGTCGAAAATGtataaaattaaagaattttTTTGTGACTAAGCATTAAGGACGGTTATTTCCGTCCCAAACTCCGTTCAAATACCAAATTAGATACAAATTCTAATACATCGTAATTGTCggcataaattttatatttagcGTCGGAACTAAGAAAGGTCCAACTCGTACTAAAGCTACCAGAGATTTAATTTTTAGGgtttaaggtgcaaaaatacccctagtTTATAGTCAGGAATaattgggataaggtaccaaaataggcctatggtttttgggaatatcaatttaggttccacgtacaaaatagcacaaatataggcttaatgtttaaaaaatgtaccaatttagACCTCCATAACGGgttggacacgtcattcctattactccgttaagttctgatttctccttccatgtacaattgacagaacttatgacgtgtctcgttccgttatcgagcctaaattggtaccttttttaaatgttaagtctatatttgtgtgattttgtacgtggagcctaaattggtactttttcaaaaaccataggcctattttggtaccttatcccggaataattttaccccaaacgtctaaaatggtataattttacccctagcgttggaagctaagagcaattttacctctaacattgacaagttgggccaatttgagaaataattcatcagaCTGTTAGTAATTAATGATAAAATGACATAAATATGAAGTGTAAATGacagtggtgaagctcttagcctagtggttgagagcttacctataccttgggaggtcatgggttcgaatcatatccgggtctggtggggatttttctttaattttttttttttaaaaaaagaagtgtaaatgacaaaattcatgaccgtgaagacgtctaaaatggtgcaattttacccctagctttgaaagccaagaacaattttactcctaacgttgacaagttggatcaatttgaaaaataattcatcaaactatcttcaCGATCATGAATCTCatcatctatacttcacatatgtatcattttatcactaattactAACATATCACAAtcatatgattagacgtaaaaaaaaattaaaaaaaaaattcacaaaatatactgtattttatgtgagttggacaaaaaaaatttaaatatttcgccgaatttaaaaatattaattttcaattctattattaaattaacccaacttgatgctaaaggtaaaattgctcttaactgtgaacgttagaggtatttttacaccttatccctataaattttctttatttctccTTAAGTCGGCTCGATGACCCCTTGTAAAGTTGCCCCTGATCTTATATACTatgcctaatttttttttgtccatgtTCAAGTACAGGGTAATAGGCGTGTTTTAGCGACAGACGAATGGCTGAGGGTCGAAGGGTGTGACGACATATATGCTCTCGGCGACTGTGCAACCATTAACCAACGCAGCGTCATGGTAAATAATGACAGCTTAGGCTATTTCTTATTTGTTGGTTGATAACATAAACATGTAATTAGTTAATATCACCGTTCAAAAACAAGGCCGTCTGGAACGCCTAGGCGCTCAAAATTGAAAATCCGCCTTGATTTTCTCTTATTAGTCCCTCTAGACGTTTTTTCCCCTCGGCAATTTTTTGCCGCCTAGGCCACCTAAACGTCACCTAGACCGCCAAGGTGTCGCCTAAGTGACAATGAACAAATGCGTTTTttattgtgatttttttttgttttattataattcactcttgaattgtttcaatgatattattGTTGAAATTTCTGACATTTGCATAtttttaaagggtaaattacactcatggccattgaactttactcaCTTAATATtgtgaccactgaacttcaattttgaacagtatgaccactgagctttacattttttaacatcaggggccactcaatgcctcaaaatgaccgtctcaaaataaaaatttgaagagttactgatattttaaggaactttaattcttgaaaattttcgttttaaggtcatttgggtgttgtttggttagaagagagaaagctccaataaaggtgattttggaaaataaaaaatgcgatttcatggtaaatgccattctaaacaactttaattatcgattattttcattttgaggtcgttaacaatcattttgaggagttaattaaagttgagtggccaccggtgttaaaaaatgtaagttCAGTGgttatactgttaagaattaaagttcagtggccacaatgttaaaatgagtaaagttcagtggccatgagtgtaattaaccatatttttaaaaatatatgttacaaatatatatgttttctatattaaaaaattttatattattatttttagattgtataatacatattttaatttaatttatataacaatttgttgattaacaaataaaaaatacaaatccgattaatcctcGAGGGTTGTGTATGCCCCAGTACTGCCTAacattttttacaaccttggtgAATATTACTTGATATGAACATTCAGGAAGATATAGCAGCGATATTTAGCAGAGCGGACAAGAATAAGAACGGATTGCTAGACGTTCAAGAGTTTAAAGAAGTTATCGGTGACATCTGCAACAGATACCCTCAAGTAAACATTTACTtacagaaagggaaactaaaaaGTTTTGACGATTTGGTCGCGAATGCACAAGGAACGAATAAGAAAGAGATCGATATAGAAACTTTTAAAAAGGCTTTATCGGAAGTCGATTCTCAAATGAAAAACCTTCCCGCAACAGCTCAGGTAAACTTAGTTATCCTTTGGTTTCTCGTGTTTGTAGCTTCGCTTTGTTGTTTAACTCGACACAGTAGATATAGAGTGTTTAGTTAGTACTGAAAAACAACTGCTTATATCTATATTCGAGGAAATCGGCTAATATCTAGGAACGCCAAACAGTAAACGAACCAAACTGGCTCTTAATGCCTGTTTGGTTTTCCGTTTTGCGGCTCTTTTTTACTCCAAACAGTACAGTGTTCGGGTAAAGATTAAAACGCAACTGTTGATATctatttttgaaagaaaatcaGCTAACATcgaacaaataactacaaatagCAACAACCGAACCAAACAGATCCTTAATAGTTCCTTTCTTGTTTCTTTTCGTGTTAACGATTTTCGTTATCTTGGTTTCATATTGTATAGGTTGCTGCTCAACAAGGTGCATACCTCGCAAATTGTTTCAACCGCATGGAGGAATGCGGAAAGTATCCGGAAGGTCCTGTCAGGGTCAGGGGAACGGGTCACCATCGGTTTGAACCTTTCAGGTTATTAATCTGCTTCTTATCCTTTCAATTCCTCTACTATATATATGCAGTATCATAcccccaaaaaaaaaactcggCGGACAATAAGACAAAAACGCGTTAAAAAACACAATTTGTTTTGGACTGAGCATCAGTAACGGTCATTTTCGAGATTTCGTTAGTAAAACCAAATCCGTTACAAATTTTGAATACTGTAACAATTTTATGCGACGGAATTTTTTTGACATGACAAAACGACTTACATAGACAACCCGTCTGACACAGTTCGTTTGACACGATtatcatatataataataataatgtggaATATAAAGATCAAATAACACGATTATGACACGATAACTCTATTTCGTTCCTGTTACGATTTAGGTACAAACATTTCGGACAATTTGCTCCACTAGGAGGAGAGCAAACAGCAGCTCAACTTCCCGGCGACATGGTGAACATCGGATATAGCTCGCAGTGGCTTTGGTACTCTGTTTACGCAAGGTGATTCCCTCTCTCGTGTAATTTCATCGTTGTTTCGTTGGCTGCAAATTCTGAAACGTTTCAAACAAACTTGCAGTAAACTAGTGAGCTGGAGAACTAGATATTTGGTGGTCGGCGACTGGACGAGAAGGTTTATATTCGGACGAGACTCGAGTAAAATTTAGTACTGGTTTTCAAGTTTTATAACTGGAATTTACTCCGATTcgtcttttattttcttgtatttgctaCAGATTCTGTATGTTTCAGTAGAAAATAAAGTTATAGCAGCAGAATATGTTTACTGTCGACGAATTTACCGTATAAATTTTTATCGGTTGTTTCGTTGTGATGTTTTTTTCTACGGTTGATGCATCTATCAGGAGggtgagccttggcgcaacagtaaacgttgttgtcgtgtgaccgagaggtcattggttcgagtcttaggagccgcctcttgccaaaaaaaattggctGGGGAAGGCTTACCCCAATACACCCTTATGGTGggactagggatggca comes from the Euphorbia lathyris chromosome 5, ddEupLath1.1, whole genome shotgun sequence genome and includes:
- the LOC136230832 gene encoding external alternative NAD(P)H-ubiquinone oxidoreductase B3, mitochondrial-like yields the protein MRGFNYYERIHRAFHDHPTVFKLLLVSTLSGGGVAVAFSDSNQPKTSDEFKKKKVIVLGTGWAGVSFLKNLKSSSYDVHVVSPRNYFAFTPLLPSVTNGTVEARSIVEPVRNIVNKKPFKVDFREAECYKIDPEKRKIYCRSKHNKNLGGDEEFTMDYDLLVVAMGASSNTFNTPGVEEHAFFLKEIEDAQRIRRNIVDCYERASLPNISEEEKKRIMHFVVVGGGPTGVEYAAELHDFASQDMARLYPSVKNYLKITLLEAGDHILNMFDARITKFARSKFQRDGIDVKTGAMVTKISEKEVSAKDIKTGQNLSLPYGMVLWSTGVATRPVVQEFMKQIGQGNRRVLATDEWLRVEGCDDIYALGDCATINQRSVMEDIAAIFSRADKNKNGLLDVQEFKEVIGDICNRYPQVNIYLQKGKLKSFDDLVANAQGTNKKEIDIETFKKALSEVDSQMKNLPATAQVAAQQGAYLANCFNRMEECGKYPEGPVRVRGTGHHRFEPFRYKHFGQFAPLGGEQTAAQLPGDMVNIGYSSQWLWYSVYASKLVSWRTRYLVVGDWTRRFIFGRDSSKI